One Clostridium novyi NT genomic window carries:
- a CDS encoding LysM peptidoglycan-binding domain-containing protein, giving the protein MKPEIKKALIIISSSVVLFVSVFFLTFKLNNLSPNETKNNSVSLNKNSSDKVESDDIKESNNLKDNDTNTIDISNEKHTEYIVKEGDTLFSIARKTMPWKSQEDAVKTLQVMNSLKNRELLTVGSHLVIPVNTIDVSGCTKYIVQQGENLYTIAEKRMPSLNPNDAVKIIMQKNNLSDPSVLSTGLEIYIPNESAEANSNSVKNDATK; this is encoded by the coding sequence ATGAAACCAGAAATAAAAAAAGCTTTAATAATAATTTCTTCATCTGTTGTATTATTTGTTTCAGTATTCTTTTTAACATTCAAATTAAATAATCTATCACCAAATGAAACTAAAAATAACTCTGTTAGTTTAAATAAAAACTCCTCAGATAAGGTTGAAAGTGATGATATAAAAGAAAGTAACAATTTAAAAGATAATGACACTAATACAATTGATATTTCTAATGAAAAACATACTGAATACATAGTTAAAGAAGGAGACACTTTATTTAGCATTGCTAGAAAGACAATGCCATGGAAAAGTCAAGAAGATGCTGTAAAGACATTACAAGTTATGAATAGTCTTAAAAATCGTGAGTTGCTTACTGTAGGTTCTCATTTAGTTATTCCAGTTAACACTATAGATGTATCTGGATGTACTAAATACATTGTTCAACAAGGAGAAAATCTATATACTATAGCTGAAAAACGTATGCCTAGTTTAAATCCTAATGATGCAGTCAAAATTATTATGCAAAAAAATAATTTATCTGATCCATCTGTATTAAGCACTGGTCTTGAAATATATATTCCTAATGAAAGTGCCGAAGCAAACTCAAACTCCGTAAAAAACGATGCTACCAAATAA
- a CDS encoding DUF1292 domain-containing protein: MKGSVVMENQQSIMVKNEYGKDMELELIDVITIKNDKYVIVSMPGSDTANAYRAVNRKNGEVEYASIGSGAEFKRVLEAYNAKED; the protein is encoded by the coding sequence ATGAAGGGAAGTGTAGTTATGGAAAATCAACAAAGCATAATGGTGAAGAATGAATATGGAAAAGACATGGAACTAGAATTAATTGATGTAATTACAATAAAAAATGATAAATATGTAATAGTATCTATGCCAGGTTCAGATACAGCTAATGCTTATAGAGCTGTAAACAGAAAAAATGGAGAGGTAGAATATGCATCAATAGGTTCAGGAGCAGAATTTAAGAGGGTATTAGAAGCTTATAATGCAAAAGAGGATTAA
- a CDS encoding ferredoxin, translated as MKADVDKDLCIGCGLCPSICPEVFDMGDDGKAHVTVDEVEEASKDSASEARQSCPVEAITVEE; from the coding sequence ATGAAAGCTGATGTAGATAAGGATTTATGCATAGGATGTGGACTTTGTCCATCTATATGTCCAGAAGTTTTTGATATGGGGGACGATGGAAAAGCACATGTAACTGTAGATGAAGTTGAAGAAGCTTCAAAAGATAGTGCATCAGAAGCAAGACAATCATGTCCAGTAGAAGCTATTACAGTAGAAGAATAA
- a CDS encoding FUSC family protein, giving the protein MKKIGMRNLKTSIAVVLCVIIIRIFHMDSPFYACIAAVICMQTWVSDSFIVGKNRMIGTFIGAVIGLLLALIQPGNIILIGIGIVGVIYICNLLGKNKSITIGCIVFLAIMVNLTNKTPLIYSTDRLIETFIGILVSVLVNYFVFPRDHSENLYNVRQDVMDTILDLYKNKIHKGENIDLSSLDNQISRFENLLNSYMSEITRQKLESVEISNLKNQLHIFKDAYNHLCMLNFVTSDSCVDKEHPSLDIVYNYHLESLNKILDILKTQFN; this is encoded by the coding sequence ATGAAAAAGATAGGAATGAGAAATCTTAAAACCTCAATTGCTGTTGTACTATGTGTAATAATAATAAGAATTTTTCATATGGATTCTCCTTTTTATGCATGTATAGCCGCAGTAATTTGTATGCAAACTTGGGTATCAGATTCTTTTATAGTTGGTAAAAATAGAATGATTGGTACTTTTATAGGAGCTGTAATAGGTCTTTTATTGGCCCTTATACAACCTGGAAATATAATTTTAATTGGTATTGGAATAGTTGGAGTTATTTATATATGTAATCTTTTAGGTAAAAATAAATCAATAACCATAGGATGTATAGTATTTCTTGCTATAATGGTTAACTTAACAAATAAAACTCCTTTAATTTATAGTACCGATAGATTAATTGAAACTTTTATAGGCATCCTGGTTTCTGTACTAGTAAACTATTTTGTATTTCCTAGAGATCACTCAGAAAATCTATATAACGTTAGACAAGATGTAATGGATACTATATTAGACTTATATAAAAATAAAATTCACAAAGGTGAAAACATAGATTTATCTAGCTTAGATAATCAAATATCTAGATTTGAAAATTTACTTAATTCTTATATGTCAGAAATAACTCGTCAAAAGCTAGAATCCGTAGAAATAAGTAATTTAAAAAATCAACTTCATATATTTAAAGATGCCTATAATCATCTTTGCATGCTTAATTTTGTTACATCGGACTCATGTGTTGATAAGGAACATCCTTCTTTAGATATAGTTTATAACTATCACCTTGAAAGCTTAAATAAAATACTAGATATATTAAAAACACAATTTAATTAA
- a CDS encoding radical SAM protein, with product MERYNIIKEKNPREIVLLKSKPCFWGKCSFCDYIHDNSLNEEEMNKLNFDILQNITGIYKTLEVINSASCFDLPQKTIDQIKKITIDKNIEKLFFESHWIYRHKLKDFREFFNNVPLLFKIGIETFDNDFRNSFLNKNAIFDDYRDVQKYFDSVCIMVGIKGQTKEMIRKDIDILLNHFSYGTVNIFTENSTNIQRDEAIISWFKDEYKFLDDVKKIEVLYENTDFGVGD from the coding sequence ATGGAAAGATACAATATAATAAAAGAAAAAAATCCTAGAGAAATTGTACTTTTAAAATCCAAACCTTGTTTTTGGGGAAAGTGTAGTTTCTGTGATTATATACACGACAATTCTTTAAATGAAGAAGAAATGAATAAATTAAATTTTGACATATTACAAAATATAACTGGCATATATAAAACTTTAGAAGTAATAAATTCAGCTAGTTGTTTTGACCTTCCACAAAAAACTATAGACCAAATAAAGAAAATAACTATAGATAAAAATATAGAAAAACTTTTCTTCGAAAGCCACTGGATTTATAGACATAAACTAAAGGATTTTAGAGAATTTTTTAATAATGTACCTTTACTTTTCAAAATAGGTATTGAAACATTTGATAATGACTTTAGAAACAGTTTTTTAAATAAAAATGCTATCTTTGATGACTATAGAGATGTTCAAAAGTATTTTGATTCTGTTTGTATAATGGTAGGAATAAAAGGTCAAACAAAGGAAATGATAAGAAAAGATATAGATATTCTTTTAAATCACTTTTCATATGGTACCGTAAATATTTTTACTGAAAATTCTACTAACATTCAAAGAGATGAAGCTATAATTTCGTGGTTTAAAGATGAATATAAATTTTTAGATGATGTGAAAAAAATAGAAGTATTATATGAAAATACTGACTTTGGAGTTGGTGATTAA
- a CDS encoding sigma 54-interacting transcriptional regulator, whose product MKKELLNCILKVTKDKDIDYINQLINNFIYATAIYTFDDIVTKNQNVKKIVQYAKKAANTDCSILIQGSNGTGKEVFAEAIHNYSKRSDGPFIVADCAIVPRELLKRRLFGYCEETFTGEKEEYPGKFQLADGGTLFLDNIEELPLDMQEDLLKILDDNKASLRQSDENNIDVRIIVATNKNLIEEVNNKSFRADLYYKLNVINLKLLDLEERKEDIPLLVKHFLERLNAINLGKEKTIDEDAIDELKNYKWIGNIRELRNFVEKLYYLCNESNITRKFLLDYIYNKPKCNDKNNISNENSVNDKNIYSLRELEKQNIEKSLVYCEGNVEKAAKILGISRATIYRKISKYNIKLH is encoded by the coding sequence ATGAAAAAAGAATTATTGAACTGTATATTGAAAGTTACTAAAGATAAGGATATAGATTATATAAACCAGTTAATAAATAATTTTATTTATGCAACAGCTATTTATACTTTTGATGATATTGTAACTAAAAATCAAAACGTAAAAAAAATAGTGCAGTACGCTAAAAAGGCAGCTAATACAGATTGTAGTATTTTAATACAAGGAAGTAATGGGACAGGAAAAGAAGTTTTTGCTGAAGCCATACATAATTATAGCAAAAGGTCAGATGGACCATTTATAGTTGCGGATTGTGCGATTGTTCCTAGAGAATTATTAAAAAGAAGATTATTTGGATACTGTGAGGAAACGTTTACCGGAGAAAAAGAAGAATATCCAGGAAAATTCCAGCTTGCAGATGGAGGAACATTATTTTTAGACAATATAGAAGAATTACCGTTGGATATGCAAGAAGATTTACTAAAGATATTAGATGATAATAAGGCATCTTTAAGACAATCAGATGAAAATAATATAGATGTTAGAATTATAGTAGCAACAAATAAAAACTTAATAGAAGAAGTAAACAATAAAAGTTTTAGAGCTGACCTTTACTATAAACTTAATGTAATAAATCTTAAGTTATTAGATTTAGAAGAAAGAAAAGAAGACATACCACTATTAGTGAAACACTTTTTGGAAAGGCTAAATGCTATTAATTTAGGTAAAGAGAAAACTATTGATGAAGATGCTATTGATGAATTAAAAAATTATAAGTGGATTGGAAATATACGAGAGCTTAGAAATTTTGTTGAAAAGTTATATTATCTTTGTAATGAAAGTAACATAACGAGAAAATTTTTGTTAGATTATATATATAATAAACCAAAATGTAATGACAAAAACAATATTTCTAATGAAAATAGTGTAAATGATAAAAATATATATTCACTTAGAGAATTAGAGAAACAGAATATAGAAAAGTCTCTTGTATATTGTGAAGGAAATGTTGAAAAAGCGGCTAAAATTTTAGGTATAAGTCGTGCTACCATATATAGAAAAATAAGTAAATACAACATAAAATTACATTAG
- a CDS encoding exonuclease SbcCD subunit D, whose translation MKILHTSDWHLGKNLEGASRIEEQEQFIEDFIHIVDKNCIDLVIISGDIYDNSNPPARAEQLFYKALKKISDNGKRMVLIIAGNHDNPERLSAVTPLTYEQGVIILGKPKSYAEIGPCGEYSIIDSGEGYLEFEMNGEKAVIITLPYPSEKRLNEVLFENIEEEERQKNYSDKIKHIFDILSQKYREDTINLLVSHLFVLGGEETDSERPIQLGGSLAVSASVFPEKAQYIALGHLHRPQEVKSKSRCIYAGSPLQYSKSEIGYTKCCYIVDVEAGKEPEVKSVPFRNYKPIEVWKCDGIENAIKKCEENSNREVWVYLEIKTDRFISQEEIKEMKTLKKDILEIRPIIIGEDDYEDEFYDIKEKSMKELFKDFYTKERAAEPSDEIMDLFLSIVQEEDEENEA comes from the coding sequence ATGAAAATTTTACATACATCTGATTGGCACTTAGGAAAAAATTTAGAAGGAGCTAGTAGAATAGAAGAACAGGAACAGTTTATTGAAGATTTTATCCACATTGTGGATAAAAATTGCATAGACTTGGTTATTATATCAGGAGATATATATGATAACAGCAATCCACCTGCTAGGGCAGAACAATTATTTTATAAAGCTTTAAAGAAAATATCTGATAATGGAAAAAGGATGGTACTAATTATAGCTGGAAACCACGATAATCCAGAAAGGTTATCAGCAGTAACACCACTTACATATGAACAAGGAGTAATAATACTTGGAAAACCTAAAAGTTATGCAGAGATAGGTCCATGTGGAGAGTATAGTATTATTGATTCAGGAGAAGGATATTTAGAGTTTGAAATGAATGGTGAAAAAGCGGTTATTATAACACTTCCTTACCCTAGTGAAAAAAGATTAAACGAAGTTTTATTTGAAAATATAGAAGAGGAAGAAAGGCAGAAAAATTATTCGGACAAGATAAAACATATATTTGATATATTATCACAGAAGTATAGAGAGGACACTATAAATTTATTAGTATCACATTTATTTGTTTTAGGGGGAGAGGAAACGGACTCAGAAAGACCAATACAACTTGGAGGAAGTCTTGCTGTAAGTGCATCAGTTTTTCCTGAAAAGGCACAGTATATAGCACTTGGACATTTACATAGACCACAGGAAGTAAAGTCAAAAAGTAGATGTATATATGCAGGTTCTCCACTTCAATACAGTAAAAGTGAAATTGGATATACAAAATGTTGCTACATTGTTGATGTTGAAGCAGGAAAAGAACCAGAAGTAAAAAGTGTACCCTTTAGAAATTATAAGCCTATTGAAGTATGGAAATGTGATGGAATAGAAAACGCCATAAAAAAATGTGAAGAAAATAGTAATAGAGAAGTTTGGGTTTATTTAGAAATAAAGACAGATAGATTTATATCACAAGAAGAAATCAAAGAAATGAAAACTTTGAAAAAAGACATATTAGAAATAAGACCTATAATCATTGGAGAGGATGATTATGAAGATGAATTTTATGATATTAAAGAAAAAAGTATGAAAGAACTATTTAAAGATTTTTATACTAAGGAGAGAGCCGCAGAACCAAGTGATGAGATTATGGATTTATTTTTAAGTATAGTGCAAGAGGAGGATGAAGAAAATGAAGCCTAG